One genomic region from Anaerobacillus sp. CMMVII encodes:
- a CDS encoding ECF transporter S component, translating into MAIQSNSSMNLGSSSSTRLLTTLAMLSSLAVVGRIAFSFLPNIQPATTIILLAALSFGPIAGVVIAIVSTVVTNFFLGAGMWTVWQIAAWSVIALITGSLVNVHTRIPIYILSLYAGLCGLIYGLIISIPMSKFVGSFWAYYLSGLPFDISHSIGNIVFFTLMYPIYFKVFKKNINIIRKTN; encoded by the coding sequence ATGGCGATACAGTCGAATTCAAGTATGAATCTTGGGAGTAGCTCATCAACAAGACTTTTGACTACTCTTGCAATGCTCTCAAGCTTGGCAGTTGTCGGTCGGATAGCCTTTTCTTTTTTGCCTAATATCCAACCAGCAACTACAATTATACTATTAGCAGCATTATCTTTTGGACCGATTGCCGGAGTTGTCATTGCAATAGTAAGTACAGTTGTAACTAACTTTTTCCTAGGGGCCGGAATGTGGACGGTTTGGCAAATTGCCGCTTGGTCAGTGATAGCTTTAATTACTGGAAGCTTGGTAAATGTTCATACTAGGATACCTATATATATCCTATCTCTTTATGCGGGGCTCTGCGGTTTGATTTATGGATTAATTATCTCAATACCTATGTCAAAGTTTGTGGGAAGTTTTTGGGCTTATTATTTGTCTGGCTTACCGTTTGATATAAGTCATTCCATTGGTAATATTGTGTTTTTTACTCTAATGTACCCAATATATTTTAAAGTCTTTAAAAAAAATATTAACATCATTAGGAAAACAAACTAA
- a CDS encoding FadR/GntR family transcriptional regulator translates to MIKQVKPKKIYEIVAEQLTELILSGEVKPGDRLSSVQQLAEDFNVGRSAIREALSALKAMGYIEIRQGEGTFVKKVDFDVATQMMPQILQKEDIRQLFEIRKFNETGAASLAAVNRTEEDLLELEGLLAEMKKAEGDGELGEKADIEFHMAIVKASKNDMLYRLMATISETMQESMREARQLFLYTNDEKMKQLYDEHFAIFLAIKNQDSRLAYDKMLEHIVGVEVELF, encoded by the coding sequence GTGATTAAGCAAGTAAAACCAAAAAAAATATATGAGATCGTTGCTGAACAATTAACAGAACTGATTTTAAGTGGCGAAGTAAAGCCGGGGGATCGTCTCTCTTCAGTTCAGCAACTAGCAGAGGATTTTAACGTAGGAAGGTCTGCAATTAGGGAAGCTTTAAGTGCCCTAAAAGCAATGGGATATATTGAAATTCGACAAGGTGAAGGAACGTTTGTAAAGAAAGTTGACTTTGATGTGGCAACACAAATGATGCCTCAGATTTTACAAAAAGAAGATATTCGTCAGTTATTTGAAATTAGGAAGTTTAACGAAACCGGTGCAGCTTCACTAGCAGCTGTAAATCGTACGGAAGAGGATTTACTTGAACTAGAAGGCTTATTAGCAGAAATGAAAAAAGCTGAAGGTGATGGAGAACTAGGTGAAAAAGCAGATATAGAATTTCATATGGCAATTGTTAAAGCTTCAAAAAATGATATGCTATACAGATTAATGGCAACGATTTCAGAAACCATGCAAGAATCAATGCGGGAAGCGAGACAGCTATTTCTATATACAAATGACGAAAAAATGAAGCAATTGTATGATGAACATTTCGCTATTTTTCTTGCGATTAAGAATCAAGATTCAAGATTGGCCTATGACAAAATGTTAGAGCATATCGTCGGAGTAGAGGTTGAGTTGTTCTAG
- a CDS encoding ferredoxin, producing MAKYTIVDKDTCIACGACGAAAPDLYDYDDDGIAFVILDDNQGTAVVPEELYDDMADGVEGCPTDSIKVADEPFDGDALKFD from the coding sequence ATGGCAAAATACACAATTGTAGACAAAGATACTTGTATCGCATGTGGAGCATGTGGAGCTGCAGCTCCAGATCTTTATGATTATGATGATGACGGAATTGCATTCGTAATTCTTGATGACAATCAAGGAACAGCAGTAGTACCAGAAGAGCTATATGATGATATGGCTGATGGTGTTGAGGGCTGTCCTACAGACTCAATCAAAGTTGCTGACGAGCCATTTGACGGCGACGCATTAAAATTTGATTAA
- a CDS encoding RecQ family zinc-binding domain-containing protein, translated as MFSEEESVLQSSLITREFPSFQQLNEISKYLRLKTNQERINELALINETGITEIMWRFIRFHLEEQGVIVDLKYCPGNDRLNEAFQHISEKITTRIKSKQTKLTLFQEWLREKEYCRRELVLKHFGESISEKNDHCCDICGVELEGYFATENSYKEYRFHSWQTELKSIFHI; from the coding sequence TTGTTTAGTGAGGAAGAATCTGTCTTACAATCTTCCTTAATTACGAGAGAATTTCCGAGCTTTCAGCAATTGAATGAAATCTCAAAATATTTACGGCTAAAAACAAACCAAGAACGTATAAATGAATTAGCGTTAATTAATGAAACTGGAATTACTGAAATCATGTGGAGGTTTATACGTTTTCATTTAGAGGAACAAGGTGTTATAGTTGACCTAAAATACTGTCCTGGAAATGATAGATTAAACGAGGCGTTTCAGCATATTAGTGAGAAAATTACAACAAGGATAAAATCAAAGCAAACTAAATTAACTTTATTTCAGGAATGGCTAAGAGAAAAAGAGTATTGTCGTAGAGAATTGGTTTTAAAGCACTTTGGGGAAAGTATAAGTGAAAAAAATGATCATTGCTGTGATATTTGTGGAGTAGAACTCGAAGGATATTTTGCTACAGAGAACTCATACAAAGAGTATCGTTTTCATTCATGGCAAACTGAACTAAAGAGTATATTCCATATATAA
- a CDS encoding M23 family metallopeptidase, with the protein MYDYLRRFLIVMAVALSIGILFVSATVSFAESNANYEERNYIWPTVGVVTDTFGTRNGKHYGIDIAAPRGTTVVSVSDGIVTKSYNSSSYGNVIFIGHTDGYETVYAHLHKRFVEEGAVVKQGEEIGIVGNTGRSSGDHLHFEIHEGNWTMSKKYAVDPMQLLEGSDKQVASVSNSIYDEATIESGQTLYIKVKEGDSLWSIAKVHDVTIEQIQKWNNLSSDKIKIDQKLKIVPKGKYVVQSGDTLWKIAEQSGTTVSNIKRMNGLKGDNIQVGVLLTVDN; encoded by the coding sequence ATGTACGACTATTTAAGACGGTTTTTAATTGTAATGGCTGTTGCCCTTTCAATTGGTATTTTGTTTGTAAGTGCTACAGTATCTTTCGCTGAATCAAACGCTAACTATGAAGAAAGAAACTATATTTGGCCAACTGTTGGTGTCGTAACTGACACCTTTGGAACAAGAAATGGAAAACATTATGGAATTGATATTGCAGCTCCAAGAGGGACAACAGTAGTTTCAGTAAGTGATGGAATTGTCACAAAATCATATAACTCTAGTTCATATGGTAATGTAATATTTATTGGTCACACAGATGGGTACGAAACAGTTTATGCCCATTTACATAAACGTTTTGTAGAAGAAGGAGCAGTTGTCAAACAAGGTGAAGAAATTGGTATAGTAGGGAATACAGGTAGATCATCAGGAGATCATTTACATTTTGAAATACACGAAGGAAATTGGACAATGTCCAAAAAATATGCTGTTGATCCTATGCAACTCTTAGAGGGTAGTGACAAACAAGTAGCCTCGGTCTCAAATTCTATATATGACGAAGCGACCATTGAAAGTGGACAAACTTTATATATAAAAGTTAAAGAAGGAGATAGTCTATGGAGTATCGCAAAAGTGCACGATGTAACAATTGAGCAAATTCAGAAGTGGAACAATTTATCTTCTGACAAAATAAAAATTGATCAAAAGCTTAAAATTGTTCCTAAAGGTAAGTATGTGGTTCAAAGTGGTGATACTTTGTGGAAAATAGCTGAACAATCTGGAACCACGGTTTCAAACATTAAGCGAATGAATGGACTAAAAGGAGACAACATTCAAGTAGGTGTGTTGTTAACTGTAGATAATTAG
- a CDS encoding YpbF family protein, giving the protein MKELEEFLKQINITDLSKATLLSLMKKKEKENKMQTTLNFIGGFTIFVILIFAGYFYYKMKVTGGLGSSALTFIVSDIIIVTLLGILAFLIYSMFHFKRKFDKAEKDVDKIREDIMDRSYEFWRTQEELQERYKVFKYLKDSQDINLFHK; this is encoded by the coding sequence ATGAAGGAGTTAGAGGAGTTTTTAAAGCAAATAAATATTACTGATCTATCAAAAGCCACACTGCTATCGCTAATGAAAAAAAAGGAAAAAGAAAATAAAATGCAAACAACCCTTAATTTTATTGGCGGTTTCACAATTTTTGTCATACTAATTTTTGCAGGGTATTTCTATTATAAAATGAAAGTAACTGGTGGTCTTGGTAGTTCTGCCTTAACGTTTATAGTGAGTGACATCATTATTGTCACCCTCCTAGGCATTCTTGCTTTTTTAATTTATTCAATGTTTCACTTTAAACGAAAATTTGATAAAGCAGAAAAAGATGTTGATAAGATAAGAGAAGATATTATGGATAGAAGTTACGAATTTTGGAGGACTCAGGAAGAATTACAGGAACGCTATAAAGTATTTAAGTATCTTAAAGATAGCCAAGATATTAATTTATTTCATAAATAA
- a CDS encoding RecQ family ATP-dependent DNA helicase: MNVKKALYNFFKLTSFRTGQQEIIHDLLRGQDVLAMLPTGAGKSLCYQLPAFMLPGLTVVVSPLLSLMEDQVQQLKSKGLKKVIALNSFLSYEERDLALRQLHEQKLIYVSPEILQSKFVMGKLNKLKVSLFVVDEAHCISQWGHEFRTDYLKLKEARHQLGNPPCLAITATATKEVQKDITEKLSLTDYQTHIYSMDRENIAMVIHRDANTVQEKVETLVTFVQKFQGPGIIYASTRNGRKI, encoded by the coding sequence ATGAACGTTAAAAAAGCTTTATACAATTTCTTTAAGTTAACGTCATTCCGTACAGGGCAACAAGAGATAATTCATGATCTTTTAAGAGGTCAAGACGTCTTAGCAATGCTACCTACTGGTGCAGGGAAGTCATTGTGCTATCAGTTACCAGCTTTTATGCTACCTGGGTTAACTGTCGTAGTATCACCTTTACTTTCATTAATGGAGGATCAAGTTCAGCAGTTAAAAAGCAAAGGCTTAAAAAAAGTGATTGCTCTTAATAGTTTCTTAAGCTATGAGGAACGGGATTTAGCACTTCGCCAATTACATGAACAAAAGCTTATATATGTATCTCCTGAAATTTTACAGTCTAAATTTGTCATGGGTAAATTAAATAAACTAAAGGTCTCTCTGTTTGTTGTTGACGAAGCTCATTGTATTTCACAGTGGGGTCATGAATTTCGAACAGATTACCTAAAGTTGAAAGAAGCAAGGCATCAATTGGGGAATCCACCTTGTCTAGCCATTACAGCAACGGCTACTAAGGAGGTTCAAAAAGACATAACGGAGAAGCTTTCGTTAACAGATTATCAAACCCATATTTATAGTATGGATCGAGAAAATATTGCAATGGTTATCCATAGAGATGCGAATACTGTTCAAGAGAAAGTAGAAACACTTGTCACTTTTGTTCAGAAATTTCAAGGTCCGGGGATTATTTATGCTTCAACGAGAAATGGACGGAAGATTTAG
- a CDS encoding helix-turn-helix domain-containing protein, producing the protein MDYLQIIFLLILKKFNGNRSVFGAYHILKGKKTAQTVQDCRLFHISTLFGVYKQLERSTALKVVNLLLEKEYLIDAGEQRYIVTKKGEEFLQSRLTEAPLPTYLNGFIYKDITDVFWTRMVLLIQCLSFLKLNRSEFIPVSKDARTQAWVKEKLQSSGMSPSQFADRLFLELETMLKQFSNLEATIFVLRLSGVKRVGLTIDQIAQELKIESFYTRLLYIGVIHGLISKVYDHQDEFPLIYSILDRIETTNLLTETAQKTYACLVRGLNIEEISRLRSLKQNTIEDHLVEICLNYEDFSIDSFVSKEIQTEILAVMSELKTKRLKEIKDKLGHTITYFQIRLILAKRGFLNER; encoded by the coding sequence TTGGACTATTTACAAATTATTTTTCTATTAATTTTAAAAAAATTTAATGGAAATAGAAGCGTTTTTGGTGCCTATCACATTTTAAAAGGGAAAAAAACCGCTCAAACTGTGCAAGATTGTCGCCTTTTTCACATCTCAACATTATTTGGTGTTTACAAACAACTAGAGAGATCGACCGCCCTAAAAGTAGTAAACCTACTCCTAGAAAAAGAATATTTGATTGATGCTGGTGAACAACGCTATATAGTGACAAAAAAAGGAGAAGAATTCTTACAAAGCAGATTAACTGAAGCCCCACTCCCAACTTACCTAAATGGTTTCATCTATAAAGATATTACGGATGTTTTTTGGACAAGAATGGTTTTACTAATTCAGTGTCTATCATTCCTTAAACTCAATCGTTCTGAATTCATACCGGTAAGTAAAGATGCCAGAACGCAAGCTTGGGTTAAAGAGAAACTGCAGAGTAGTGGCATGTCTCCTTCTCAGTTTGCGGATCGACTTTTTTTAGAGTTAGAAACGATGTTAAAACAGTTTTCTAATCTTGAAGCAACTATCTTTGTTTTACGACTAAGTGGAGTAAAACGTGTGGGTCTGACAATCGATCAGATTGCTCAGGAACTAAAAATAGAAAGTTTTTATACAAGGTTACTTTATATTGGAGTCATTCATGGGCTTATATCAAAGGTTTACGACCATCAAGATGAATTCCCGCTTATTTATAGTATTTTAGATCGAATCGAAACAACAAATCTCCTAACTGAAACGGCACAAAAAACGTATGCCTGTTTAGTAAGGGGGTTAAATATTGAGGAGATAAGTAGATTACGTTCTTTAAAACAAAATACAATTGAGGATCATCTTGTTGAAATTTGCTTAAACTATGAAGATTTCTCGATCGATTCTTTCGTTTCCAAAGAAATTCAAACAGAGATTTTAGCCGTCATGTCTGAACTTAAAACCAAAAGATTAAAAGAAATAAAAGACAAGCTTGGGCATACGATTACTTATTTTCAAATTCGTTTAATTTTGGCTAAGAGAGGTTTCTTAAATGAACGTTAA
- a CDS encoding Crp/Fnr family transcriptional regulator — MRNWEALLKKMEFFVGLTSEEIRPLLVQAVEKIFDDKEVLFSEGDQRNYLYVLGKGTVLISKLSEDGEESFINVLTTGEIFPHTGFFDDRPYPGTATAKKQAEVLMIPISAFERFVEAHPHLAFRIIKEMSKKVYSLQQKLNEMQSLNVEERLLSTLRQMNNLSTSELIHLTHQELGNIVGASRETVTRQLKKLEQQGRVKIKKDHILLVEE; from the coding sequence ATGAGAAACTGGGAAGCGTTACTAAAGAAAATGGAGTTCTTCGTAGGCTTAACATCGGAGGAAATTAGACCCCTCTTGGTACAAGCTGTAGAAAAGATCTTTGATGATAAAGAAGTTTTGTTTTCTGAAGGGGACCAGCGTAATTATTTGTATGTATTAGGTAAAGGAACGGTCCTTATCAGTAAATTAAGTGAGGATGGCGAAGAATCTTTTATTAATGTATTAACAACAGGAGAGATTTTTCCTCATACAGGCTTTTTCGACGATCGACCATATCCAGGAACAGCAACTGCAAAGAAACAAGCTGAGGTATTAATGATACCGATTAGCGCCTTTGAACGATTTGTGGAGGCGCATCCGCATTTAGCATTTCGAATTATTAAAGAAATGAGTAAAAAGGTCTATTCCTTGCAACAAAAGTTAAATGAAATGCAGTCATTGAATGTAGAGGAACGATTATTATCAACGTTAAGACAAATGAACAATTTGTCTACATCAGAACTGATTCATTTAACACATCAAGAATTAGGCAACATTGTGGGTGCTTCAAGAGAAACAGTTACAAGGCAATTAAAAAAATTAGAACAGCAGGGAAGAGTCAAGATAAAAAAGGACCATATCCTACTTGTAGAAGAGTAA
- a CDS encoding ferredoxin family protein, which produces MEKRVIFNEDICKGCALCVNVCPQDIIKISETINLKGYHPAYVEDQEACTSCTACGRICPDGVITVYRPIERKNAS; this is translated from the coding sequence ATGGAGAAGAGAGTCATTTTTAATGAAGATATTTGCAAGGGCTGTGCGCTTTGCGTAAATGTTTGTCCACAAGATATTATCAAAATCTCTGAAACTATTAATTTAAAAGGCTATCATCCGGCGTATGTTGAAGATCAAGAGGCGTGCACTAGCTGTACAGCATGTGGTCGAATTTGTCCGGATGGAGTTATCACTGTATATCGTCCGATAGAGAGAAAAAACGCCTCATAA
- a CDS encoding VanW family protein, protein MKQVITLLTSLFLLSGCLILNNEGEDSAIESRGAHLLRDVYLYEKKEQDLLWTLIDDRTGEEVISIHLSELDYQVGKGIDKQKAARLAKELALGIDQSLINPSITREGIIKPGRNRVILSEQELVDKLLSLAYSNKRLLLPIYTEEPKVTVEDLELIKNSLLSTYSTNFNPNVVGRSVNIKLSSQAIDHYVIGPNEIFSFNKVVGQRTKERGYQEAIEIINKEFVTGIGGGICQTSSTLFNAIDGAGLEVVERYSHSREIGYVPANRDATVSWGGPDFKFRNNYDIPLLITTETNLQTGKIEVQVYGPSVPGKLLVTTD, encoded by the coding sequence ATGAAGCAAGTAATCACTTTATTAACTTCACTTTTTCTTTTAAGCGGGTGTTTAATCCTTAACAACGAGGGAGAAGATAGTGCAATAGAAAGTAGAGGAGCACACTTACTGCGTGATGTATATTTATATGAAAAAAAAGAACAAGACCTTCTTTGGACGCTTATAGATGATCGTACAGGGGAAGAAGTAATATCCATACATTTATCTGAGTTGGATTATCAGGTTGGTAAAGGGATTGATAAGCAGAAAGCGGCCCGCCTTGCAAAAGAATTAGCATTAGGAATTGATCAATCACTAATTAACCCGAGTATTACAAGAGAGGGAATAATTAAACCTGGAAGAAATAGAGTGATCTTATCTGAGCAGGAGTTAGTAGATAAGTTGCTAAGTTTAGCTTATTCCAATAAAAGACTACTTTTGCCTATCTATACAGAAGAGCCAAAAGTAACAGTAGAAGACTTAGAGTTAATTAAGAACTCGTTGCTAAGCACCTATTCAACTAATTTTAACCCGAACGTAGTCGGGAGATCTGTAAATATTAAATTATCTTCGCAAGCTATTGATCATTATGTAATTGGGCCTAATGAAATATTTTCTTTTAATAAAGTTGTTGGTCAAAGAACAAAAGAAAGAGGTTATCAAGAGGCCATCGAGATTATTAATAAAGAATTTGTAACCGGCATCGGTGGTGGCATATGTCAGACATCATCAACGTTATTTAATGCAATTGACGGAGCCGGCTTAGAAGTTGTTGAAAGATACAGTCACTCAAGAGAAATAGGGTACGTCCCTGCAAATCGTGATGCTACAGTTTCATGGGGGGGGCCAGATTTCAAGTTCCGAAACAATTATGACATTCCCCTATTGATAACGACAGAAACCAATCTCCAAACAGGGAAAATTGAGGTTCAGGTATATGGACCATCTGTACCAGGTAAGTTGTTGGTGACGACTGATTAA
- a CDS encoding M14 family metallopeptidase, with translation MQKYVVREGDTIAKVAKSFQIRPIDLLLKNQHLQNEKQYIYPGAQILIPKVETIQNTNESPFECTTEYGPTDLEEDVKYLRKYYSSQVSVQKIGHSVMGKPIYALVIGSGKKEVFYSGGWHANEWLTSKFLMVFIKQLLQHYQSNLPFFHYQISKILKDVKLYIVPMVNPDGIELVHQGIYENHPFFHSVLTINKGSRRFEHWSSNIRGVDLNHQWPAGWDVEAKESPQVPWPRHYSGKAPLTEPEAKAVYHLTKKQNFSYVLAFHSQGQVIYWGYKNLEPSKSKEMVEQLSLVSSYEPVRTADSDGGFKDWFIQETGRPGFTIEVGVGTNPLPFSAFSEIWSNNSLLALEGLVL, from the coding sequence TTGCAAAAATATGTTGTAAGAGAAGGGGATACAATCGCAAAGGTTGCAAAGTCTTTTCAGATTCGACCAATTGATTTATTACTCAAAAATCAGCATTTGCAAAATGAAAAACAGTATATTTACCCTGGGGCACAAATCTTGATTCCAAAAGTAGAAACCATTCAAAATACGAACGAATCTCCATTTGAATGTACTACAGAATATGGACCTACCGATCTTGAAGAGGATGTCAAGTATTTAAGGAAGTATTATTCTTCCCAGGTCTCAGTTCAAAAGATTGGCCATTCAGTCATGGGAAAACCAATCTATGCCTTAGTCATTGGAAGTGGAAAAAAGGAAGTTTTCTATTCTGGTGGTTGGCATGCAAATGAATGGTTAACGTCAAAGTTTTTAATGGTTTTTATAAAACAACTCCTGCAGCACTACCAATCCAATTTGCCGTTTTTTCATTATCAAATAAGCAAAATCCTTAAAGATGTAAAGCTCTACATTGTGCCGATGGTTAATCCAGATGGAATTGAGCTTGTGCATCAAGGTATATATGAAAACCACCCATTTTTCCATTCTGTGTTAACTATTAATAAAGGGTCAAGACGCTTTGAACACTGGTCAAGTAATATAAGAGGCGTTGATTTAAACCATCAGTGGCCAGCTGGATGGGATGTAGAGGCCAAAGAAAGCCCTCAGGTTCCTTGGCCAAGACATTATAGCGGAAAAGCTCCGTTAACTGAGCCAGAAGCTAAGGCTGTCTACCATTTAACAAAAAAACAAAACTTTTCCTACGTGTTGGCATTTCATTCTCAAGGACAGGTGATTTATTGGGGCTATAAAAATCTAGAACCATCCAAAAGTAAAGAAATGGTTGAACAGTTGTCTCTTGTTAGTTCTTATGAGCCAGTCCGAACCGCTGATAGTGATGGCGGGTTTAAGGATTGGTTTATCCAGGAAACAGGACGACCCGGCTTTACAATTGAAGTAGGTGTCGGAACTAATCCACTTCCATTTTCAGCATTTTCAGAAATATGGTCAAATAATAGCTTATTGGCCTTAGAAGGGCTAGTCCTTTAA
- a CDS encoding CPBP family intramembrane glutamic endopeptidase: MRQADLIKKMTDREILLNLYITQLFMLVVALVVGWYLFESWSDFFRLFKWDPFYIFVLGGGSAVLIILFEMVLEKYLPKSMLDDGGINERVFQNRSVLHIILLVTVIAFAEEILFRGVLQTHFGIIPASILFAFIHVRYLSKIVLFVITVCLSFYLGWLYLITENLLVPIFTHFTIDLVLGCILRFRKRKNQV, encoded by the coding sequence ATGAGGCAGGCTGATTTGATAAAAAAAATGACTGACAGGGAGATCTTGTTGAATTTATATATTACTCAGCTCTTCATGCTTGTAGTTGCATTAGTAGTTGGTTGGTATCTTTTTGAGAGCTGGAGTGACTTTTTTCGATTATTTAAGTGGGATCCCTTCTATATTTTTGTTCTTGGTGGTGGATCCGCCGTACTTATTATTCTATTTGAAATGGTTCTGGAGAAATATTTACCTAAATCTATGTTAGATGATGGCGGGATTAATGAGCGAGTTTTTCAAAATAGAAGTGTTCTTCACATCATTCTATTAGTCACTGTTATCGCATTTGCTGAGGAGATCCTTTTTAGAGGTGTTCTACAAACTCATTTTGGCATCATTCCCGCAAGTATACTGTTTGCCTTCATCCATGTGCGCTATTTATCAAAAATTGTTCTATTTGTTATTACGGTATGTTTAAGCTTTTATTTAGGGTGGCTTTACTTAATCACAGAAAATCTACTCGTACCAATTTTTACACATTTTACGATCGATTTGGTGCTGGGATGTATTTTACGCTTTCGTAAAAGAAAAAATCAGGTATAA
- a CDS encoding histidinol-phosphatase has product MLTDYHNHLERGTLTLDYLKQFTAQAKAKGIEHFGISEHAYHFYQTKNILSNSWVNERRYYDMEDYILLFQQAWDAQIDVKMSIEMDYTPGKHQEMEQFIKNYDFDYVIGSIHWIDDFGIDLGEYRHEWERRDLHETYTKYFDQVVTLAESNLFDIIGHIDLVKIFNYIPKDDEFLFAQYERATTALANSKTCVEISTAGLRKHVGQIYPDKKLLELCYQKGIPIVLSSDAHVPEDVGKDFDKAIALASSVGYSSIMTFQKGERKEVPLG; this is encoded by the coding sequence ATGTTAACAGATTATCACAATCATCTTGAAAGAGGAACGTTAACGTTAGATTATTTGAAACAATTTACCGCTCAAGCTAAAGCAAAAGGTATTGAACATTTTGGAATCTCAGAACATGCCTATCATTTTTATCAAACGAAAAACATCTTAAGCAATTCATGGGTAAACGAGCGTAGGTACTACGATATGGAAGATTACATATTGTTGTTTCAACAAGCATGGGATGCTCAAATTGATGTCAAAATGTCGATTGAGATGGATTATACCCCAGGGAAACATCAAGAAATGGAGCAATTCATAAAAAATTATGATTTTGATTATGTAATTGGCTCTATTCATTGGATCGATGATTTTGGAATTGACTTAGGCGAATATAGGCATGAGTGGGAGCGCCGAGATTTACATGAAACCTATACCAAGTATTTTGATCAAGTTGTCACCTTAGCGGAGTCTAATCTATTTGATATTATTGGCCATATTGACTTAGTAAAAATATTTAATTATATACCTAAAGATGATGAATTTTTATTCGCTCAGTACGAACGAGCTACTACTGCTCTAGCCAATTCAAAGACGTGTGTTGAGATTAGTACTGCTGGGCTTCGAAAGCATGTTGGACAGATTTATCCGGACAAGAAGCTTTTAGAGCTTTGTTATCAAAAAGGAATTCCAATCGTTCTGTCATCCGATGCACATGTTCCTGAAGACGTAGGAAAAGATTTTGATAAGGCAATTGCGTTAGCTAGCAGTGTCGGATATTCTTCAATTATGACCTTTCAAAAAGGCGAGCGGAAGGAAGTTCCTTTAGGCTAG
- a CDS encoding DUF4430 domain-containing protein: MRKLLFLVTIFFALLTVGCSNEVKQESSTSAANAQIILVVDEESEVFEVEFVEGLSLMEIMKENFDVETAFEDSFIIGINGLLADDSAKMGWMYTINGEFAMKGANEYTPEDGDTVEFKYESWE; the protein is encoded by the coding sequence ATGAGAAAATTATTATTTTTGGTCACAATCTTTTTTGCTTTGTTAACTGTGGGGTGTTCTAATGAGGTTAAGCAAGAAAGCAGCACTTCAGCTGCAAATGCACAAATCATCCTTGTGGTTGATGAAGAAAGTGAAGTTTTTGAAGTGGAATTTGTTGAAGGCTTAAGTTTAATGGAAATCATGAAAGAAAATTTTGATGTTGAAACAGCTTTTGAGGATAGTTTTATCATCGGAATTAATGGTTTGCTAGCTGATGACTCTGCCAAAATGGGTTGGATGTATACGATTAACGGGGAATTCGCTATGAAAGGCGCGAATGAGTATACACCAGAAGATGGCGATACAGTCGAATTCAAGTATGAATCTTGGGAGTAG
- a CDS encoding helicase-related protein — MSRSGDYLCFNEKWTEDLVNVLKSKGIQCIAAYHGGMSNEDRLLIQQQFLNDELQLICCTSAFGMGVNKQNIRYVIHFHFPLQLESYLQEIGRAGRDGKKALQLLCLVRKNLSYNLP, encoded by the coding sequence ATTTCAAGGTCCGGGGATTATTTATGCTTCAACGAGAAATGGACGGAAGATTTAGTTAACGTCTTAAAAAGTAAAGGGATACAATGTATAGCTGCTTATCATGGTGGGATGAGTAATGAAGATCGCTTATTAATACAACAACAATTTCTTAATGATGAACTCCAATTAATTTGTTGCACAAGTGCTTTTGGCATGGGGGTTAACAAGCAGAATATCCGCTATGTTATCCACTTTCATTTTCCATTGCAGCTCGAATCTTATCTACAAGAAATAGGCAGAGCAGGGCGCGATGGAAAAAAAGCATTGCAGTTACTTTGTTTAGTGAGGAAGAATCTGTCTTACAATCTTCCTTAA